One Turneriella parva DSM 21527 genomic region harbors:
- a CDS encoding transglycosylase domain-containing protein, with translation MERLKAFLNWALAKKWKIIIAAAAIALVGSTALLVGSYVSWSQRKAMALQVLGSIEAELKGELTERDKTPLQIFDRNGTLIGEMKRAGQREIRADNLKQHEAIVWALLASEDRNFYHHGGVQFKSIARALFASLRSGDVQGGSTITQQLAKLILSEVETAEQGKSQNDTTKIRKRSIFNKLSEFYCTWFLESKYDKPTILAIYLNKVYLGMLSVGFEDASWRYFGRAARNLSLAEAAMLVGIVPAPSVYNPAASMQRALARQKLVLKLMAEHPYVVQQSRRVDVERMLREFREEHSVLEKSAGEKILYSSKIGKYYYARNFKLNRAPDFLNEVEKFLHRNYTTDDLKTRVLRVDTTLDVRTQEPAAQLLGNRVAEIRKTLQKEKQQLLAKNNKAGAETVQLIEDGINGSYVGLNPENGYIESLVGGYEYKSSSPINRAFSIYRQPGSTIKALVYALAMQEKIINPSTIVEDKAIKIGGYSPKNWYKGYKGKVTARQAFALSMNTIPVTLLQEIGMSKFTDTMARAAGLTEAEMAQRVGDRKNLAMALGAIELSPIELARIYATIASGGYAVEPVMILKVTDFDGNAIYTADQTKPRERLLDPVACAMVLNLMQAVISSEGTMPITAKEVSGIAGGKTGTVQSPSAAKAKWNNRSGIRDTWFVGALPQQISVIWVGHERGAPFAGSGSGTAGAVWKDFSKQYVQLHPENRQFLPPLESGFVKLDICGELGLILKPEYPCKFPVAGQVYFAENETELAERTSAYIASLPPETTVVGTRTDATAPVAPPKAELGGIGAVELDENPVEVPDLYN, from the coding sequence ATGGAAAGACTAAAAGCTTTTCTCAACTGGGCTCTCGCCAAAAAATGGAAGATAATCATAGCCGCGGCCGCAATCGCGCTCGTCGGCTCAACGGCGCTGCTGGTCGGCTCCTATGTTTCGTGGAGCCAACGCAAGGCGATGGCCCTGCAGGTTTTGGGCTCGATTGAAGCCGAACTGAAGGGCGAGCTCACAGAACGCGATAAAACCCCATTGCAGATTTTCGACCGCAATGGCACACTGATTGGCGAAATGAAACGCGCGGGGCAGCGCGAGATTCGCGCCGACAACCTCAAGCAGCACGAGGCTATCGTCTGGGCGCTATTGGCATCTGAAGACCGCAATTTCTACCACCACGGCGGAGTACAATTCAAATCGATCGCCCGTGCGCTGTTCGCTTCGCTGCGTTCGGGCGACGTTCAGGGCGGCAGCACGATCACGCAGCAGCTCGCGAAGCTTATTCTGAGCGAGGTCGAAACCGCCGAACAGGGAAAGTCGCAGAACGACACGACGAAAATTCGCAAACGCAGCATCTTCAATAAATTGTCGGAGTTCTATTGCACATGGTTTCTCGAAAGTAAATATGACAAACCCACGATTCTGGCAATCTACCTGAACAAAGTCTATTTGGGCATGCTCAGCGTCGGCTTCGAAGATGCGAGCTGGCGCTATTTTGGCAGGGCTGCGCGCAACCTGAGCCTCGCCGAAGCGGCGATGCTGGTCGGCATTGTGCCCGCCCCGTCGGTCTATAACCCTGCGGCTTCAATGCAACGGGCTTTGGCCCGGCAAAAGCTTGTGCTCAAGCTGATGGCTGAACACCCGTATGTTGTACAGCAGTCAAGGCGAGTCGATGTCGAGCGCATGCTGCGCGAGTTTCGCGAAGAGCATTCAGTACTGGAAAAATCCGCGGGAGAAAAAATTCTCTATTCGTCGAAAATTGGTAAGTACTATTATGCACGCAACTTCAAACTCAACCGCGCGCCCGATTTCTTGAATGAGGTCGAAAAGTTTCTGCACCGTAACTACACGACCGACGACCTGAAAACCCGCGTGCTGCGCGTCGACACAACGCTCGATGTGCGCACGCAAGAGCCAGCCGCGCAGCTGCTGGGCAATCGGGTGGCCGAGATTCGCAAAACGCTGCAGAAAGAAAAGCAGCAACTACTGGCAAAGAACAACAAAGCCGGCGCTGAAACGGTACAACTGATCGAAGACGGCATCAACGGCAGTTATGTCGGGCTCAACCCTGAGAACGGCTACATCGAAAGTCTGGTCGGAGGTTATGAATACAAGAGTTCGTCGCCGATAAACCGGGCATTTTCAATCTACCGGCAACCCGGCTCAACGATCAAGGCGCTGGTCTACGCCCTGGCGATGCAAGAAAAGATTATTAACCCATCAACGATCGTCGAAGACAAGGCCATCAAGATCGGCGGGTATTCGCCGAAGAACTGGTACAAAGGTTACAAGGGCAAAGTGACTGCCCGCCAGGCATTCGCGCTGTCAATGAACACGATTCCGGTAACGCTGCTGCAAGAGATCGGCATGAGCAAGTTCACCGACACGATGGCGCGCGCAGCCGGCCTTACCGAGGCAGAAATGGCGCAGCGCGTCGGCGATCGCAAAAATCTTGCCATGGCTCTGGGTGCGATTGAACTTTCGCCGATTGAACTCGCGCGCATCTATGCGACGATCGCTTCGGGCGGTTATGCAGTTGAACCCGTGATGATTTTGAAAGTCACAGATTTCGACGGCAATGCGATTTACACCGCTGACCAAACTAAGCCGCGCGAGCGCCTGCTCGACCCGGTAGCCTGCGCCATGGTGCTGAACCTGATGCAGGCCGTAATTTCGAGCGAGGGCACGATGCCCATAACGGCAAAAGAAGTGAGCGGCATCGCAGGCGGCAAGACCGGCACGGTGCAATCTCCCTCTGCGGCAAAAGCGAAGTGGAACAACCGCTCAGGCATTCGCGACACATGGTTTGTCGGCGCTCTGCCGCAACAAATCAGCGTCATCTGGGTCGGGCATGAACGGGGTGCGCCGTTCGCGGGTTCGGGCAGCGGCACCGCAGGCGCAGTGTGGAAAGACTTCTCAAAACAATATGTGCAGCTGCACCCCGAGAACCGGCAATTTCTGCCACCGCTTGAATCGGGTTTTGTAAAACTCGACATCTGTGGTGAGCTCGGGCTCATCTTGAAACCCGAATACCCGTGTAAGTTTCCTGTTGCCGGTCAGGTGTATTTTGCAGAAAATGAAACTGAACTTGCAGAGCGCACGAGCGCATACATCGCCTCTCTGCCGCCCGAAACGACCGTGGTGGGCACGCGCACAGATGCCACGGCGCCAGTTGCGCCACCGAAGGCAGAACTCGGGGGCATCGGCGCCGTTGAGCTTGACGAGAACCCGGTCGAAGTTCCCGATTTATATAACTAG
- a CDS encoding TetR/AcrR family transcriptional regulator encodes MKATAPSPTRQIILEKAGALFYRHGFNNTGMDEITRVVGVKKPALYYHFESKNALGNAYIEYRAHMLFEMLDSLLARAGSLDKYLSSWATALIMLARRGEFYGCPFTAFASELAGDERPYFEVTLGQVEAQWLRVQEMAYQKFYPQGRYAAEVARKILIVHTGCVMLYRASRDEKYLRQLKAEFAAVAKSAAEKR; translated from the coding sequence ATGAAAGCGACTGCTCCATCACCGACACGGCAAATTATTCTTGAGAAAGCCGGTGCGCTCTTCTACCGACACGGCTTTAACAACACCGGTATGGATGAAATCACCCGCGTGGTCGGCGTCAAGAAACCAGCGCTGTATTACCATTTTGAATCGAAAAATGCGCTCGGCAATGCCTACATTGAATATCGTGCCCACATGCTCTTCGAAATGCTCGACAGTCTGCTGGCCCGTGCCGGCTCATTGGATAAATACCTGTCGAGCTGGGCGACTGCGCTGATAATGCTGGCGCGGCGCGGTGAGTTTTACGGGTGCCCTTTTACCGCATTTGCGAGCGAGCTTGCGGGAGACGAACGTCCGTATTTTGAGGTAACGCTTGGTCAGGTAGAGGCTCAGTGGCTCAGAGTGCAAGAAATGGCCTACCAGAAATTTTATCCTCAGGGCCGGTACGCCGCCGAAGTTGCACGAAAAATTCTGATTGTTCACACAGGCTGCGTGATGCTTTACCGCGCCTCGCGCGACGAGAAATATCTAAGGCAACTCAAAGCTGAGTTTGCAGCGGTTGCCAAATCGGCGGCGGAAAAGCGCTAA
- a CDS encoding response regulator, with amino-acid sequence MHATFMPTRMHRAVTYLVAPLLLNIVFFIVYLQIGIHVFDAATRVLAETERRLALQLLRLGGFAVPILYVLIRTRLLSRSISGHEVALLIFSAWLLAGTGDILRLMTANIISNLTAILHGVKIASFAIAALFGTAMVVQYCKRKILKERHLFLERSTILILFSVAYAAVALMVLAVHISNAQNQTGFYAGAAAVIAMLVALNIYGFILFRSFYASLGQRAFAVKSQQLPLGTPPSASAEKLQAAYAELFAVIELLGDKNQNRATLQSRLRQIGLELKRQSLAAERYAGQVLQQPRQTIRVIDHTRPARFLIIDSNSVSRRVLSEHLTPHSECRADTAESGKDGLHASLSLHYDVVFIGLDLSDMSGLEVARIIRENGSGAILVACADAGCALEPDALLAGFNRYVERPFDQHEIALHLESIFERR; translated from the coding sequence ATGCACGCGACATTCATGCCCACCCGAATGCACCGCGCGGTGACGTATCTGGTCGCCCCTCTTTTGCTGAATATTGTATTCTTTATTGTTTATTTGCAGATTGGCATTCATGTATTTGATGCCGCAACCCGGGTGTTGGCCGAAACTGAGCGCAGGCTCGCACTGCAGTTGTTGCGCCTCGGCGGGTTCGCCGTCCCTATTTTGTACGTTTTGATACGTACACGACTTCTCAGCCGTTCCATTTCAGGGCACGAAGTTGCCCTATTGATCTTCTCTGCCTGGCTACTCGCAGGCACGGGTGATATTTTGCGCCTGATGACCGCGAACATCATCAGCAATCTCACCGCAATTCTGCACGGCGTGAAAATTGCCTCATTTGCCATCGCTGCGCTTTTTGGCACAGCGATGGTGGTTCAGTACTGCAAGCGCAAAATTCTCAAAGAACGGCATCTGTTTTTAGAACGCTCGACAATCCTCATTTTGTTTAGCGTCGCGTACGCGGCCGTGGCGCTCATGGTTCTCGCGGTGCACATCAGTAACGCCCAAAACCAGACGGGTTTCTACGCGGGAGCGGCGGCTGTAATTGCGATGCTGGTCGCGCTCAATATATACGGATTTATACTGTTCCGATCATTTTACGCTTCGCTCGGCCAGCGCGCATTTGCCGTGAAGTCTCAACAGTTGCCACTTGGCACACCACCTTCGGCTTCAGCCGAAAAACTGCAGGCGGCCTACGCAGAACTTTTTGCCGTGATCGAGCTTTTGGGTGACAAGAACCAGAACCGGGCAACGCTGCAGAGCCGGCTGCGCCAGATTGGGCTTGAACTCAAGCGTCAATCGCTCGCTGCCGAACGTTATGCCGGGCAGGTATTGCAGCAGCCAAGGCAGACAATTCGCGTCATCGATCATACCCGACCAGCCCGCTTTTTAATCATCGACAGCAATTCCGTTAGCCGACGCGTGCTTTCAGAGCACCTCACGCCGCACAGTGAGTGCCGGGCCGATACCGCAGAAAGCGGCAAAGATGGTCTGCATGCGAGTCTGAGTCTGCACTACGATGTCGTGTTTATTGGGCTCGATCTCAGCGATATGTCAGGGCTTGAAGTGGCGCGCATCATTCGCGAAAACGGCAGCGGGGCGATTCTTGTCGCCTGCGCCGATGCCGGCTGCGCACTCGAGCCTGACGCATTGCTTGCAGGCTTCAATCGTTATGTCGAGCGGCCATTTGATCAGCATGAGATTGCGCTGCATCTCGAAAGTATATTCGAGCGTCGTTAG